The sequence CGGCAACCGGTGCTTTATGGTCCGGTAGAAGAAGCATCTCGAGCCCGTTCGGGAGAGTCTTGGCGAAGACCTGTTCGCGATAATCGGTGGCGGCTGACGCGCTCATCGCCTGGACGAGGGCGGTGAAAACGCAGGCCAGAACAAGGGAGCGGTTTTGAAGATTCATTCTTTTTTGTCTCGCAGGCGCAGGCCTTCGTTGATCTCCAGAGTGATCTCTCTGGCGACTTCTGCGGGGATTTTTGCGTCGCGGATGGGTCGACCCACCACGAGGAAATCAGCTCCGGATGCAATGGCCTCGGTGGGGGTCCGAACGCGTTTTTGATCCCCCCAGTCGGCTGCGAGCGGTCGCACGCCGGGCGTTACCAGGCTGGGTCGGGTTCCGCATTCCGCGCGGATTCGTTCGACCTCCATCGGGGAGGCGACCAGTCCATCAATCCCGCTATCGCAGGCGAGCCGGGCAAGTCGCACGACCTGATCTTCGATCGAGTCCGTGATGCCCAGAGAGGCGAGGTCTTCGGGAGACGAGCTGGTGAGTACGGTGACGCCGAGCAGTATGGGGCGACGGTGGCCTTCGGTCTCGCACGCGGCGTCGACAGCCTCGCGCGCGGCGCGCAGCATCTCTCCCCCGCCGGAGGTGTGCAGGGTGAACATCTTGACCCCGAGGCGGGTGGCCTCGACGCTCGCGAGGGCGGTGGTCTGCGGGATGTCGTGGAATTTGAGGTCGAGGAATACGTCGCACCCACGATTCTGAATCGCGTGCACGATTGCCGGACCCGATTTTACAAATAGTTGCTTGCCAACCTTGAAAATCCCGACATCCTGATGCAGTTCCTCGACCAGGCCAAGCGCAGTCTCGCTGTCGGGAACGTCAAGGGGAAAAATCAATCGTTCCCGAGCACTGAGAGTCGGCGCGGCTGCTGTCATCGACCGATACCGGCCCGCTCGGCAATCACCGCACCCGCTGCCTCCAGGGGCAGTTCTTCGGTTTCGCCTCCGGCACGCGGGCGCACCTCGACAAGCCCATTTTCCAGACCACGAGGCCCGATCGTCACTCGCAATGGAGTGCCCATCAAATCTGCGTCCTTGAATTTGACTCCCGGCCTCTCGTCGCGGTCATCGAGAAGGACGTCGACCCGTCGTTCGCAGAGATCGGCATAGAGGTTTTCGGCCGCGCTACGCACGGCGTCGTCCTTCATTTTGGTGGGGACGATCTGCACCGTAAAGGGGGCCAGCGGTACCGGCCAGATGATTCCGTTCTCGTCGTGGCTCTGCTCGACGGCGGCAGCCAGAGTGCGGGAAATGCCGATGCCGTAGCACCCCATCTCCAGCGGTCGTTCCTTGCCCTGATTGTCGAGAAAGGTGGCGCCCATCGATTCGGAGTATTTGGTGCCGAGGTAGAAGACCTGGCCGGATTCGATGCCGCGGTGGATCGCGTATCGGCCGTTCTCGCAACGGGGGCAACTCTGGCCTGCTTGCGCTTCCCGCAGGTCTGCGAAGCGCGTGCCTTCAGGAAGATCGCGTGACGGCCGGATCCCCTGAATATGATGGTCGGCCTTGTTGGCGCCGGCGACGGCCGCGGACATCTCCTGGAGGGCGAAGTCGGCGATCACCGGCAGTGACAAACCGATTGGCCCGGCGAATCCGACCGGGGCACCGGTGACCTCCCGGACGACCTCGGGGCCTGCCAGTGTCAGCGCTTCGGTTCCCAGGAGGTTCCGAAGTTTGGCTTCCGAGATTTGGTGGTCGCCGCGTACCAGCGCGGCTACCGGTTCTCCGTTGGCCTGAACGTAGATCAAGGTTTTCAGGAAGTCCGTCGCAGGGAGGTCGAGAAAAGCCGAGACTTCCTCGATGGTGCGCTTTCCCGGAGTTTCGACAAGTTGCGGGGTTTGGTCAACGGCCTCTGGTGCAAGGGTGTCTGCCGGTGCCGCGATTTCCGCCTTCTCGATATTTGCGGCGTAGGAGCATTGGTCGCAGGCCGCGATCTCGTCTTCGCCCGAAGAGGCCAGAACCTGAAACTCGTGGCTCAAACTGCCGCCGATGGCTCCGGTATCCGCTTCCACAGCGCGGAAGTCGAGTCCACATCGTGTGAAGATTCGCTCATAGACCGCGTACATCTCATGATATTCCCGCTCGGCGTCCTCGCGATCCGCGTGGAAGGAGTAGCCGTCTTTCATGAGGAACTCGCGACCGCGCATCAATCCGAATCGGGGGCGCACCTCGTCCCGAAATTTTGTCTGGACCTGATAGAGGTTCTTGGGAAGGTTCCGATAGGATCGAATCTCACCGCGAACCAGGTCTGTCACGACTTCTTCGTGTGTCGGCCCGAAACAGAAATCGCGATCATTTCGGTCACGGATTCGCAGTAATTCCTTGCCATAATGGCCCCAACGCCCGCTTTCCTCCCAGAGTTCGGCAGGGCAGATGGCCGGCATGAGGATTTCTTGACATCCGGCGCGGTCGAGTTCCTCGCGGACGATCGCCTCGATCCGGCGCAGGACCCTGAGCCCCAGAGGCAGATAGTCGTAGATGCCCCGCGCTACCTGCCGGATCATCCCGGCGCGCACGAGCAGCTTATGGCTGATCACATCCGCATCAGCTGGGTCGTCCTTGAGGGTCGGAGCAAAAAATTTCGTCAGGCGCACGGTCCAGTCACTGTAGACAACCACCGCGGCTCTTGCATCCTTATTTCTGCCCGTATGCGAAACTCTTCAAGCGTGAAGTTTTTCTGTTCAATCGGCTGACTTTCAAGCTTGAATAGGATCTACTGATAGCGGTGGCTGATTCGGTCGATATCCCAGATGATTTGCTCCGCTTGATGGATGCAAAAGCCAAATCTCGGGGACTTACCAGAGACCGATTGATTGTGGAGGTTTTACGGCGGTCCTGCAGTCACTCTCCGACAGGCGTGAATCCGTCCGCGGGTGGCTCCGATGTTCACGTGGCCGACCAACTCCGCAAGGCGGAGAATCAGAGTACCGAGGCCCAGCGCGCCGTCGAAGATCTCGCGCTGGCCTTGCGAAAGCGTCATCGGTCGGAATTAACCACCGGCTGAATTTACGACGGCGAGCTTCCGGCGTGGAGATCGTGCCTGTCAGGGTCGCAAGCCACCCGTGAATCCCGAGTGTTCCAGGAGTTAATCAGAATCATGTTTCGAAAAATTGTCGCCGTTTTGCTGATAGGTGGTTTGGCGGGCTGCAGTCCGGCACCGGAGCCAACCGGGGAGTTCGCCGTGGATGGCGAAGCATTGGCCCCACGCGCTCGCAGGTATCTTTTGGGTGGGGGGCAAATTCCGGAGGACGTCCAGGTGACGGTCGCCAATCTGGCCGCTTTTGGCAGCACCGGTCTGCATCGCGGAGATCTGATGCTCGCCAAGGAGGGCCAGTCCCAAAGGGTATCATTCTATGTCACGGCGGACGGGCGATGGTTGTTTCTGAACGATCCGATCGATTTGGATGTCAATCCGGTAGCAACATCGCTGGCCGGGATTTCCATCTCTCCGGACGATCCGACGCTTGGTTCACCGGACGCCAAGGTTACGATTGTGGAATATTCGGATTTCCAATGTCCCTTTTGCGCGCGGGCGGACAGTATCGTGCACGGCGAAGTATTGTCTCGCTACGAAGATCAGGTGCGGTTTGTCTATAAACAGATGCCGATGGTTTCGCTTCACCCATGGGCTCAGGCGGCTTCGGAGATGGGTATTTGCGTTCTTTTCGGAGCCGGACAGGACGCCTATTGGCGATTCCATGCCGAGGTGTTCGCCAACCAGCGAACCATAGCTCCGGACCCGCTGGCTGCCGCGGACGAAATTCGCAGAATGGCGATCGCTGCGGGCGAAACCTCCGAGGCTTTGACAGAATGTATGGCCTCGGGTCGAGCGGCTCAGGTGGTTGCGGATACGGTAGCCGAGGCAAACGCCTTGGGGATCAATGCAACCCCAACCTTCTTCATAAACGGCCGGAAGTTGTCGGGCGCCCAGCCACCGGAAGTCTTCGCGGCGATGATTGATGCGGAATTGGAGCGCTGAAGGAACCATCCTGACTTTTTTCCAGAACCAGCAATTGCGAGATTCCGGCAAGCGGGACGCGGTAGGGTAGCCTGCCAAAAACTTTTGCCAGAAATAGCGGCGTAATATTCGGAAAAAGGAGGCCGCATCGCTCCTGTCGACTCGGGTGCAGACCTGTCGCCTTGCTTACCAGGCGCCGCAGATGGCCCGGAGAAAAGAGCAGCGAGCGCCGCTCCTCCTGCCGGGTCAGCCCGAGCACGATATGCCCCGGGTGGATTCTGTTCGGTTCAAATAGAACGATGCGCCTTCGTGCCACACGCCACATTTCGCGAATCGCCCCGACCGGGTCATCGAGGTGGTGCAGGAGTTCCCAGCAGGTTGCGATATCAAAGCTTCCGTCGGCGAAAGGAAGCTTGTCGCCGGAGCATTGAATACGATCCCGGACCGGATTGGCTCGCAACATGCCGCCGGCAAAATCACAGGCGACGGCGTGGATGGAATCTGGATAGTAACGGCTGGAAAAGCCGCTGCCGGCGCCGACATCGAGGAGTGACGAAACGCCATCGAGTGCCCCGGTGGAGCTTAGATAGTCCAGACGCTGGCGGGCAAAGATCTCCACGACGGGGTGATCGGTTGGCCGGTAGGAGCCGCCCTCTTCCCAGAAACGATCCTCATTGGTGCGAGTGATGTCTCCTCTTTGGGCGTGGTTCGCATTGCCGGATGCCATTTTCCTGCCTAACCGAGTCGCCAGTTACGGAAAGTGGAGAGCAGCATTTTATAAGGATAGTAAAGAGTCGTCAGGCCGGTATGCATCGGAGTGCGCCCCTCGGGGCTGGCACCCATCTCGACCGGAACTTCCTCGATGCGAAAGCCTCTTTTATGCGCGAGCAGGAGAACATCGATGTCGGGAAAGTCGAAAGGAAAAAAGTCCTCGCTGTAAAAGGCGAAGGTGCGACGGGAGAGGGCCTGTAATCCGGATGTCGGATCTTCGATGGCGGGTCCCCCGAACCATTGGAGCAGGAGCCGGAAAAAGCGGCGCCCGGCGGAACGCGCGGCGCCCATCTCGTAGCCGGAAGGCTTCTTGAACCGTGAGCCGATGCTCAGATCGGCCCGGCCGGAGAGCACGGGCGCGATCAGATCTCCGATCCAGACGGGGTCATGCTGACCGTCGGCGTCCAACTGTACCAGGACCTCGTAATCGTGATCGAGCGCATATTTGTATCCGGTTTGCAGGGCGGATCCGTATCCGAGATTGAAAGGATGGGAAGCGACAAGGGCACCAGCGGCCAGAGCAACTTCGCGGGTTTCGTCAGCCGAGCCGTCATCGATTACGAGCACCGGATAGTTCCCGGCGGCCAGAACGCGCCGGACTGTCTCGCCGACAAAGCGCGCCTCATTGTAGGCGGGAATAATTACCAGCGGGGAACTCACCATCGGATCGGGATGAAGCCTATCGGAATTTGCCGCATCAGGGGAAGGGCTTCGATTCAATTCAGAAAGGTTTGCCAATACCAGATGCCCCATATGTTGATGGCGCAGGAAATTGCGATCGCGGCTGGCCAGATCCACGGTCGAAGGCCGGGCCGCGGGTCGTTGCGGAGAGCCAATGCCACGATCAGAAATGGGGTAAAGTCGAGGGTGTAGCGGCTGCCGAATTGCCGCCAGCCATCCCAGAAATACAAGAGGTACATGGAAAAGATCATGGCGGCTCCGGCCAGGGAGGCCCGGCCGAGGAGCGCGGCATCGGGAGCCCCGGAACTCCACCCCCGCCGCAGGAGAAGCAGGAGAGCGGGGGTTGTGGCGATCAGGCTCAATCCATGATCGGTCAGCTTGAGGTACGGCCAGGTCTTTTCCACTGTCGGGAGGAGGAGGAAATAATGTCGAAGGTTCTGGCCGAGATAGCGCCAGCTGAACGATCCGTGCTCGGGGGCCAGGAGTGCCTGGTTGGCCACGATATAACCGTTGTCGAGAGGGTCTCCGAAGCGAGCAATATTGTAGGCTGCGAGCAGGGCTGCAGTCAGGGCGAAGGGCAAACCGAACTCGAAGATCGTGCGGAGAGATTTCTCGCGCTGCCAGAGCAGAAAGAGGAATACGGGCGCTCCCAGCAAGCTTGGAGAGCGGCTGGTTGCCGCGACAGCGCAGAAAACTCCGGTCAGGAAGGCATTGGCGCGACCGGTTGCTTCGAGGAACGCCAGAGTCAGACCGGCACAGGCGAGCAGGTGGGCGAGTAGCCACGTGTTTCCGAACTCGGCGGCAAAGAAGTGAACGGTTCCGAATGCGAAGAGAAGGCAAGTCAGGTTCGCGTTGCCCCGAGCCACGCGCAACTGGCCCAGCAGAAGCCGCATCAGACCGATATTGGCAGCGCCGACACCGATCGATACATAGGCCAGATTGACAGCGAGCCCTCCTGCCTGAGCGAAGGGAATCAAAAAAATCGCCGGGAAAGGGTCGAAGTAGACGTAGGGACGCCCCCCCGACCAGGCGAATTCAGTCAGCCAGGACGGCGGATCGGCGATCCAGGTGCGGCCCTCCAGAAACGAGACGGCCAAATGCAGATGGTAGTTGAAGAACATGAAAGTGCCGTCGTTGGTCGCCCAGTATACGGCGAGGGCCCCAAGGGTCAGCCATAGGGCATCGCGGGGATGGGTTCGCGAGGGCGGTCCTGCGTCGGAATTGGGAATTGTCGCGGTCATCTGCAAAACTAGCGGTACCTTCCTTCGAAGGGGGGGTCCATTCCATGATGCATCGTTTGCCAGAACTCTCGGCGTCTTTCCCGGCGCATAATGAGGAAGCCAATGTCGAGGCCATGCTGCATGATATGCTCGAGGGTTTGCCGGAATTTGCCGAAGTCTTCGAAATTATTGTCGTAGACGATGGTTCAACCGACGCCACCTTTGCCCGCGCTCAGGCAGTTGCCGACCGTGATTCTCGCGTGCGCGTCATCCGACATGAGGCGAATCGAGGCTACGGCGCGGCGGTTTGGACGGGGTTGCAGGCGGGTACGATGGAGTTCGCCTTTTTCACCGACGGAGATCGCCAATTCGAGATTCAGAGTCTGCAGGGTCTCGTCGAGGAGATAGCTGATCATGATGTGGTGGTCGGATACCGCGTGGGACGTCAGGACAACGCTCTGCGTCGAGCAAATGCCCACGCGTGGAATCTATTGATTCGGAGTCTCCTCGATGTCCCGGTTCGGGACATCGATTGTGCGTTCAAGCTCTTTCGTCGAGAGGCCCTTCAGGGACTCGAAGTGCAGGCAACCGGCGCCATGTTCTCCGCGGAGTTGCTGGCTCGCATCGTTTCGCGCGGATCACGCCTGATGGAATGCCCGGTCGGACATCTGCCCCGGGAGGCGGGGGTTTCCTCCGGGGGGGACCTGCGCGTGATCTTGCGGGCTTTCCAGGAACTCTTCGGACTCTATTGGGAACTGCGACGCGAGGGCCGCCGCAAGCCAGCATCGACTTGACACGCGGGCGATCGCTGTATTTCTGAGAAGCATGGACTACGCTGGACACCCACGCCCTCGCTTTTTTGCTCATCGCGGGGGTTCGCTTGAATCCCCGGAGAATACACTCGAAGCCTTTCGTCACGGGATCGCTGCAGGAGCCGACCACCTGGAACTCGATGTGCACGCTTCCTCGGATGGAACAATCGTGGTCTTTCATGACCCGACCCTTGAACGCACAACCAATGGTTCGGGTGAGTTGCGGCAACATACCTTTGCCCAGCTCCGGGAATTGGATGCCGGCTACCAATTTGTGGACGAAAAGGGCACCAACTCCTTTCGCGGTCGAGGACTGCAAATTCCGACTCTGGCGGAGGTTTGTCAGGAATTTCCCGACGTGCCCCTCAATATGGAGATCAAGCAAGCCGAGCCGGATATTGTTCAGGACGTGATGGCCGTTCTGGCTGGCGAAGGGGCACTGGGCCGGAGCCTGGTGGCCGCCGAGCATAAAAGCTTGATGGATCGAATTCGCCTCGAGTCAAGCGGAGTTCTTCTGGGGTATGCGACCGAGGACGTCGTCTCCTTTCTGGAGGCGATGGAGGCCGGTGAACTGGACTCCTACGAGCCGGTCGGATTCGCGCTGCAGGTTCCCAGCACATTTCTGGGAACACCGCTGGTGACCGCAGAATTTGTGGCCGGGGCACATAGTCGAGGTTTGGAAGTTCACGTTTGGACCGTCGACGATCGTGACGAGATGGAGCAACTGCTCGCACTCGGCGTGGATGGACTCATGACGGACCGACCGACGCTGCTGGCGGAAGTTCTGTCGACTTGGGAGAGCCCGAGTCGGGGATAGGGAGAGCGGGGATAATGACAAAATTTGCGCTGACGACAGACACACAGGACCCCGGACTCGAAACGGCAATGGAAGCCGTCTACCAGTGGAATTACGGTTCCGAGGTAGAAGAGCTGCGCCGCCTTTATATCAAGGCTGCCGAAAACCAATGGATTTCCGAGCGAGATCTCGACTGGGATCGGGAAATTGACCACGAGCTTTTCCAAACGACGCCTCTGGGATTCGGGATCCCGTTCGAGAAATGTTCCTATTGGCAGTCTCTGCACGAGGACGTCCGCTGGGAGGTGATGCGCCGGACAGCATCCTTCCGACTGAGCAACTTTTTGCACGGAGAGCAGGGGGCACTTCTGGTGGCCTCGCAATTGGTCAACTGCGTGCCGCATACCGACGCGAAGTTCTACGCCGCAACCCAGACCATGGACGAGGCACGACACGTCGAGGTCTTCGCGCGCTACATTGAAAAACTGGATGAAGTGCAACCGGTCGCCAAGCCGCTCAAGCAGATTCTGGATGCAACGCTCTCGACCGGGGATTGGTTGGAGAAATTAGTCGGCATGCAGATCGTGATTGAGGGACTCGCCCTGCACAGCTTCAAGGAGATGAGGAACCTCACCCAGGAGCCTTTGCTCAAGGATCTGTTGACCTATGTCGCGCGCGACGAGGCCCGACACCATGCCTATGGGGTTCTCTATGTCTCGCAGGCGGTTCCGTTGCTCACAAAAGAAAAGCGCGAATCTCTGGAAGACTTCGCCCTCAGCTGTGCGTCGGCGCTGGTCGATCGGCGTAACGATGCGACGCTCGCGACCGAAGTTTTCGCGCTCTGGCAGGCCGCGGGTGTCGATCTCGAGGCGTTATTGGAATCGGTGCGCAAGGAAGTGCCTGCGGGCCCTTCGCTCGACGAGAAGGGCAACCGCAAGTTCGGCGCGATTCAGGGGTTTGTGATTCCGACGCTGAAGAGATTGAACCTCTTCGGCGAGCGGGTCGCTCGTGATTTCCATCAGGTGCTTGCCGCCAACCTTCAAAGGAACCTCGCCGGCGACACCTACGAGGAGTTCATCACCAACCTTCCTGATTTGCCGGAAGATACCAGTCGGTGGGCCCTTGAGGAGATTGGATCTACGGCACCGCATTAAGGGCCACGGTATCCCGTTGCTTCATCAGGCGTCGGGTGCCGGTGTGTCGGTGAGGCCGAGAGCGCCCAAATCGATCTCGGTCAGGCTGTCGACAATCAGATCGGCATGTTCGAGTTTACCGCGATCCATACCGGTGTGCGGGACCGCGAGGGTCTGGGCCCCGGCGGCAGCGCCGGCGGTTACTCCGGCAGGTGAGTCCTCGATCACGAGAGCTTTCGTCGGATCCGCCTCAATCGCGGCGGCTGCGAGCAGGAAGATATCGGGTGCGGGTTTTCCTTTGCCGATTCTGGAATCGTCACCTGTGATGATGGCATCGAAGAGGGAGAACCAGGCCGCGTGGTGTCCTGTTTTTCTCTCGAAGAATTTGCGCGGCGAGCTGGTCGCGACCGCAATGGGTACCCCTGCCTCGTGAAGGGCCCGTGTGAGTTCTTCAGCTCCGGGGAGCGCCTTGGC is a genomic window of Candidatus Binatia bacterium containing:
- the pyrF gene encoding orotidine-5'-phosphate decarboxylase: MTAAAPTLSARERLIFPLDVPDSETALGLVEELHQDVGIFKVGKQLFVKSGPAIVHAIQNRGCDVFLDLKFHDIPQTTALASVEATRLGVKMFTLHTSGGGEMLRAAREAVDAACETEGHRRPILLGVTVLTSSSPEDLASLGITDSIEDQVVRLARLACDSGIDGLVASPMEVERIRAECGTRPSLVTPGVRPLAADWGDQKRVRTPTEAIASGADFLVVGRPIRDAKIPAEVAREITLEINEGLRLRDKKE
- a CDS encoding thioredoxin domain-containing protein, which encodes MFRKIVAVLLIGGLAGCSPAPEPTGEFAVDGEALAPRARRYLLGGGQIPEDVQVTVANLAAFGSTGLHRGDLMLAKEGQSQRVSFYVTADGRWLFLNDPIDLDVNPVATSLAGISISPDDPTLGSPDAKVTIVEYSDFQCPFCARADSIVHGEVLSRYEDQVRFVYKQMPMVSLHPWAQAASEMGICVLFGAGQDAYWRFHAEVFANQRTIAPDPLAAADEIRRMAIAAGETSEALTECMASGRAAQVVADTVAEANALGINATPTFFINGRKLSGAQPPEVFAAMIDAELER
- a CDS encoding glycosyltransferase family 2 protein is translated as MMHRLPELSASFPAHNEEANVEAMLHDMLEGLPEFAEVFEIIVVDDGSTDATFARAQAVADRDSRVRVIRHEANRGYGAAVWTGLQAGTMEFAFFTDGDRQFEIQSLQGLVEEIADHDVVVGYRVGRQDNALRRANAHAWNLLIRSLLDVPVRDIDCAFKLFRREALQGLEVQATGAMFSAELLARIVSRGSRLMECPVGHLPREAGVSSGGDLRVILRAFQELFGLYWELRREGRRKPAST
- a CDS encoding glycerophosphodiester phosphodiesterase, whose protein sequence is MDYAGHPRPRFFAHRGGSLESPENTLEAFRHGIAAGADHLELDVHASSDGTIVVFHDPTLERTTNGSGELRQHTFAQLRELDAGYQFVDEKGTNSFRGRGLQIPTLAEVCQEFPDVPLNMEIKQAEPDIVQDVMAVLAGEGALGRSLVAAEHKSLMDRIRLESSGVLLGYATEDVVSFLEAMEAGELDSYEPVGFALQVPSTFLGTPLVTAEFVAGAHSRGLEVHVWTVDDRDEMEQLLALGVDGLMTDRPTLLAEVLSTWESPSRG
- a CDS encoding ferritin-like domain-containing protein, with amino-acid sequence MTKFALTTDTQDPGLETAMEAVYQWNYGSEVEELRRLYIKAAENQWISERDLDWDREIDHELFQTTPLGFGIPFEKCSYWQSLHEDVRWEVMRRTASFRLSNFLHGEQGALLVASQLVNCVPHTDAKFYAATQTMDEARHVEVFARYIEKLDEVQPVAKPLKQILDATLSTGDWLEKLVGMQIVIEGLALHSFKEMRNLTQEPLLKDLLTYVARDEARHHAYGVLYVSQAVPLLTKEKRESLEDFALSCASALVDRRNDATLATEVFALWQAAGVDLEALLESVRKEVPAGPSLDEKGNRKFGAIQGFVIPTLKRLNLFGERVARDFHQVLAANLQRNLAGDTYEEFITNLPDLPEDTSRWALEEIGSTAPH
- a CDS encoding HAD-IA family hydrolase, with amino-acid sequence MRFPRPIHAVLFDMDGILLDTETIYTEVTQDYVAQWGKTFDWSIKSHMVGRPAIEAATYLVEALDLPISPADYLADREEHLLERMGSAKALPGAEELTRALHEAGVPIAVATSSPRKFFERKTGHHAAWFSLFDAIITGDDSRIGKGKPAPDIFLLAAAAIEADPTKALVIEDSPAGVTAGAAAGAQTLAVPHTGMDRGKLEHADLIVDSLTEIDLGALGLTDTPAPDA
- a CDS encoding glycosyltransferase family 2 protein; this translates as MVSSPLVIIPAYNEARFVGETVRRVLAAGNYPVLVIDDGSADETREVALAAGALVASHPFNLGYGSALQTGYKYALDHDYEVLVQLDADGQHDPVWIGDLIAPVLSGRADLSIGSRFKKPSGYEMGAARSAGRRFFRLLLQWFGGPAIEDPTSGLQALSRRTFAFYSEDFFPFDFPDIDVLLLAHKRGFRIEEVPVEMGASPEGRTPMHTGLTTLYYPYKMLLSTFRNWRLG
- a CDS encoding class I SAM-dependent methyltransferase, which codes for MASGNANHAQRGDITRTNEDRFWEEGGSYRPTDHPVVEIFARQRLDYLSSTGALDGVSSLLDVGAGSGFSSRYYPDSIHAVACDFAGGMLRANPVRDRIQCSGDKLPFADGSFDIATCWELLHHLDDPVGAIREMWRVARRRIVLFEPNRIHPGHIVLGLTRQEERRSLLFSPGHLRRLVSKATGLHPSRQERCGLLFPNITPLFLAKVFGRLPYRVPLAGISQLLVLEKSQDGSFSAPIPHQSSPRRLPVAGRPTTSGRL
- a CDS encoding proline--tRNA ligase produces the protein MRLTKFFAPTLKDDPADADVISHKLLVRAGMIRQVARGIYDYLPLGLRVLRRIEAIVREELDRAGCQEILMPAICPAELWEESGRWGHYGKELLRIRDRNDRDFCFGPTHEEVVTDLVRGEIRSYRNLPKNLYQVQTKFRDEVRPRFGLMRGREFLMKDGYSFHADREDAEREYHEMYAVYERIFTRCGLDFRAVEADTGAIGGSLSHEFQVLASSGEDEIAACDQCSYAANIEKAEIAAPADTLAPEAVDQTPQLVETPGKRTIEEVSAFLDLPATDFLKTLIYVQANGEPVAALVRGDHQISEAKLRNLLGTEALTLAGPEVVREVTGAPVGFAGPIGLSLPVIADFALQEMSAAVAGANKADHHIQGIRPSRDLPEGTRFADLREAQAGQSCPRCENGRYAIHRGIESGQVFYLGTKYSESMGATFLDNQGKERPLEMGCYGIGISRTLAAAVEQSHDENGIIWPVPLAPFTVQIVPTKMKDDAVRSAAENLYADLCERRVDVLLDDRDERPGVKFKDADLMGTPLRVTIGPRGLENGLVEVRPRAGGETEELPLEAAGAVIAERAGIGR